A genomic region of Polypterus senegalus isolate Bchr_013 chromosome 17, ASM1683550v1, whole genome shotgun sequence contains the following coding sequences:
- the LOC120517264 gene encoding glucose-6-phosphatase-like yields the protein MDAGMDWLHSSGVDAIHYLQTHYQNSQQWFLFVSNVADLRNTFFVLFPLWFHLREKVAVRLIWVAVIGDWLNLVLKWVLFGQRPYWWVHETQYYGNTSAPLVEQFPVTCETGPGSPSGHAMGAAGVYYVMVSALLGILLKEIQASSPAKKWCARGLLWTVFCGVQLCVCLSRVFLAAHFPHQVIAGVISGILVAEAFSRIEWIYSASLKKYLVTTLFLFSFTLGFYLLLKVLGVDLLWTLDKAKRWCVRPEWVHMDTTPFASLLRNLGTLFGLGLALNSPLYLEKCHGKRDESAPFRLACIVTSVVLLHGFDSFRPSTQIEGLYYLLSFCKSAIVPLTSVAIIPYGVSNLLTSSGKKLV from the exons ATGGACGCTGGCATGGACTGGCTTCACAGCTCGGGAGTGGACGCCATCCACTACCTCCAGACGCACTACCAGAACTCCCAGCAGTGGTTTCTGTTCGTCTCCAACGTAGCAGATCTCCGGAACACCTTCTTCGTCCTCTTCCCACTGTGGTTCCACCTACGCGAGAAGGTGGCCGTCCGGCTCATCTGGGTGGCGGTCATCGGGGACTGGCTGAACCTCGTCTTGAAATG ggtCCTCTTCGGACAGAGACCGTACTGGTGGGTTCATGAGACGCAATACTACGGCAACACATCAGCACCCCTCGTCGAGCAGTTCCCGGTGACGTGTGAGACGGGTCCAG GAAGCCCCTCGGGTCATGCCATGGGTGCTGCTGGAGTCTATTATGTCATGGTGTCTGCGCTTCTTGGCATCCTACTCAAAGAAATTCAAGCATCCAGTCCAGCGAAGAAGTG GTGTGCCCGGGGCCTGCTGTGGACGGTCTTCTGTGGGGTCCAGCTCTGTGTCTGCCTGTCCAGGGTCTTCCTTGCTGCTCACTTCCCACACCAAGTCATCGCAGGTGTCATTTCAG GTATCTTGGTCGCCGAGGCCTTCAGTCGCATCGAGTGGATCTACAGCGCCAGCCTCAAGAAGTACCTCGTCACCACACTCTTCCTCTTCAGCTTCACTCTGGGCTTCTACCTGCTCCTGAAGGTGCTGGGTGTGGACCTGCTGTGGACCCTGGACAAGGCCAAGCGCTGGTGTGTGCGGCCCGAGTGGGTCCACATGGACACCACGCCGTTCGCCAGCCTCCTGCGAAACCTGGGCACCCTCTTTGGCCTGGGCCTGGCGCTCAACTCTCCGCTCTACTTGGAGAAGTGCCACGGGAAACGGGACGAGAGCGCCCCCTTCAGGCTGGCCTGCATAGTGACCTCGGTGGTGCTGCTGCATGGCTTCGACTCCTTCCGACCCTCCACCCAAATCGAGGGCCTCTACTACCTGCTGTCCTTCTGCAAGAGCGCCATCGTCCCCCTGACCAGTGTGGCCATCATCCCCTATGGCGTCTCGAACCTGCTGACCAGCAGTGGCAAGAAGCTGGTATAA